The following are from one region of the Prochlorococcus marinus str. SB genome:
- a CDS encoding GDP-L-fucose synthase family protein: MTKELNINERIFVAGSGGMAGSAICRALYKYNYGKTNKGKILSPTREELDLFDLNAIKAWFKLHKPTVLIIAAAKVGGIIANSNFPATFLLENLKIQLNLFEACREFKIKKVLFLGSSCIYPKFAQQPIKEEYLLSGFLEPSNQWYALAKIAGIKSCEALRLEHNIDAISLMPTNLYGPGDNYHNSNSHVLAAFIRRFYEARINKKKEVICWGTGSPLREFLHVDDLGEAVVFALNNWDPDSLNSPRDKNGEKLFFLNIGTGKEISIKDLAYLIKNELNYTGRIIWDHSKPDGTPRKLLNIDRIKSLGWYPKIKLDEGIRQTIKDFIDKYDSNELRLN; this comes from the coding sequence ATGACAAAAGAATTAAACATAAATGAAAGAATATTTGTTGCTGGGAGCGGAGGTATGGCGGGGAGTGCCATTTGTAGAGCTTTATATAAATATAATTATGGCAAAACTAATAAAGGTAAAATTCTTTCACCTACAAGAGAAGAACTTGATCTATTCGATTTAAATGCTATTAAAGCTTGGTTCAAACTACATAAACCTACTGTTTTAATAATAGCGGCAGCAAAAGTAGGAGGAATAATTGCGAATTCAAATTTTCCAGCTACTTTCTTACTAGAAAATTTAAAAATCCAATTAAATTTATTCGAGGCATGCAGAGAATTTAAAATTAAAAAAGTTTTATTTTTAGGTAGTAGCTGCATATATCCCAAATTTGCTCAACAACCTATTAAGGAAGAATATTTATTAAGTGGATTCCTCGAGCCATCAAATCAATGGTACGCGCTAGCAAAAATTGCAGGCATAAAATCTTGCGAAGCCCTAAGATTAGAACATAATATTGATGCTATTTCCTTGATGCCTACAAATCTTTATGGCCCAGGAGACAATTATCATAATTCCAATAGTCATGTTTTAGCAGCATTTATAAGAAGGTTTTATGAGGCAAGAATTAATAAAAAAAAAGAAGTCATATGTTGGGGAACTGGCTCACCTCTAAGAGAATTTCTTCATGTAGATGACTTGGGAGAAGCTGTTGTTTTCGCTTTAAATAATTGGGATCCAGATTCCCTTAATAGTCCAAGAGATAAAAATGGTGAGAAACTATTTTTCCTAAATATTGGAACTGGTAAAGAAATATCAATAAAAGATTTAGCTTATTTAATAAAAAATGAGCTGAATTATACTGGCCGAATTATATGGGATCACTCTAAACCCGATGGTACTCCAAGAAAATTACTTAATATTGATAGAATTAAAAGCCTTGGTTGGTATCCAAAAATTAAGCTTGATGAGGGGATAAGGCAAACAATTAAGGATTTTATTGATAAATATGATTCAAATGAACTTAGGTTAAATTAA